A window from Theropithecus gelada isolate Dixy chromosome 1, Tgel_1.0, whole genome shotgun sequence encodes these proteins:
- the C1H1orf56 gene encoding protein MENT, protein MVPAAGALLWVLLLSLGPRAAGAQGLTQTPTAMQRISLRSAGPRTRSYRSTARPVLPRKTRIILEDDNDAMADADRLAGPAAAELLAATVSTGFSRSSTINEEDGSSEEGVVINAGKDNTSRELPSVTPSTAGSSSTRFIANSQEPEIRMTSSLPHSPGRSTEDPPGSEATLSQWSTPGSTPSRWPSPSSTAMPPPEDLRLVLMPWGPWHCHCKSGTMSRSRSGKLHGLSGRLRVGALSQLRTEHKPCTYQQCPCNRLREECPLDTSLCTDTNCASQSTTSTRATTTPFPTIHLRSSPSLPPTSPCPALAFWKQVRIGLEDIWNSLSSVFTEMQPIDRNRR, encoded by the exons ATGGTCCCCGCCGCCGGCGCGCTGCTGTGGGTCCTGCTGCTGAGTCTGGGTCCCCGGGCGGCGGGGGCCCAAGGCCTGACCCAGACTCCGACCGCAATGCAGAGGATCAGTTTACGCTCTGCGGGCCCCAGGACCCGCAGCTACCGGAGCACCGCCCGGCCTGTTCTTCCCCGGAAGACGAGGATAATCCTAGAGGACGATAATGATGCCATGGCCGACGCCGACCGCCTGGCTGGACCGGCGGCTGCAGAGCTCTTGGCCGCCACGGTGTCCACCGGCTTTAGCCGGTCGTCCACCATTAACGAGGAGGATGGGTCTTCGGAAGAGGGGGTTGTGATTAATGCCGGAAAGGATAACACCAGCAGAGAGCTTCCCAGTGTGACTCCCAGTACAGCGGGGAGTTCCAGCACGAGGTTTATAGCCAATAGTCAGGAGCCTGAAATCAGGATGACTTCAAGCCTGCCGCACTCCCCCGGGAGGTCTACTGAGGACCCGCCAGGCTCGGAGGCCACCCTGAGCCAGTGGTCCACACCCGGGTCTACCCCGAGCCGGTGGCCGTCACCCTCATCTACAGCCATGCCACCTCCTGAGGATCTGCGACTGGTGCTGATGCCCTGGGGCCCGTGGCACTGCCACTGCAAGTCGGGCACCATGAGCCGGAGCCGGTCTGGGAAGCTGCACGGCCTTTCCGGGCGCCTTCGAGTTGGGGCGCTGAGCCAACTCCGCACGGAGCACAAGCCTTGCACCTACCAACAATGTCCCTGCAACCGACTTCGGGAAGAGTGCCCCCTGGACACAAGTCTCTGTACTGACACCAACTGTGCCTCTCAGAGCACCACCAGTACCAGGGCCACCACTACCCCCTTCCCCACCATCCACCTCAGAAGCAGTCCCAGCCTGCCACCCAccagcccctgcccagccctggctTTTTGGAAACAGGTCAGGATTGGCCTGGAGGATATTTGGAATAGCCTCTCTTCAGTGTTCACAGAGATGCAACCA ATAGACAGAAACCGGAGGTAA
- the CDC42SE1 gene encoding CDC42 small effector protein 1 — MSEFWHKLGCCVVEKPQPKKKRRRIDRTMIGEPMNFVHLTHIGSGEMGAGDGLAMTGAVQEQMRSKGNRDRPWSNSRGL; from the exons ATGAGTGAATTTTGGCACAAACTGGGCTGCTGTGTGGTAGAGAAACCCCAGCCG aagaagaagagaagacgGATTGACCGGACCATGATTGGGGAACCAATGAATTTTGTCCACCTGACTCACATTGGCTCTGGGGAGATGGGGGCCGGAGATGGACTTGCCATG ACAGGTGCAGTTCAGGAGCAGATGAGATCCAAGGGAAACCGAGATAGGCCATGGAGCAATTCTAGGGGCTTATAG